The following proteins are co-located in the Sporolactobacillus pectinivorans genome:
- a CDS encoding VIT1/CCC1 transporter family protein, translated as MLFKKTKKVQTMEEKLNTLRAGVLGSNDGILTVVGVLFSVGAATTNHFTIFIAGLSDLIACAFSMAAGEYASVSTQKDTEKAVVTNEQTLIGTNYEHQLQHVTSYYQDKGVTPETAAAIAQELMKQSPLQTVVNVKHNIHLGHYVNPWFAALASLFSAGLGGCLPLLAITFLPTSYQWPGTIMAVVLSVALTGYMSAKLGRGFIKKAIIRNVIIGIITMFIHYYVGILI; from the coding sequence ATGCTATTTAAAAAAACAAAAAAGGTTCAAACAATGGAAGAAAAGTTAAATACATTGAGAGCAGGAGTACTTGGCTCCAATGATGGTATTTTAACCGTTGTCGGCGTGCTGTTCAGTGTAGGGGCGGCAACGACCAATCACTTTACGATTTTTATTGCCGGTTTGTCTGATCTGATCGCGTGTGCCTTTTCTATGGCTGCAGGCGAATACGCATCTGTCAGTACACAGAAAGACACAGAAAAAGCGGTTGTGACCAATGAACAGACGCTGATCGGTACGAACTATGAGCATCAACTGCAACATGTCACAAGTTATTATCAGGACAAGGGGGTCACTCCAGAAACGGCAGCAGCAATCGCACAGGAATTAATGAAACAAAGCCCGTTGCAAACCGTTGTCAATGTGAAGCACAATATTCATCTGGGACATTATGTGAATCCGTGGTTTGCTGCATTGGCTTCCCTGTTTTCCGCAGGATTAGGCGGCTGTCTCCCCCTGCTGGCCATCACTTTTCTGCCAACAAGTTACCAATGGCCCGGAACAATTATGGCGGTTGTTCTCTCTGTGGCGCTGACAGGCTATATGAGTGCCAAGCTTGGCCGCGGATTTATAAAAAAAGCCATCATCCGGAATGTGATCATAGGCATTATAACGATGTTTATTCACTACTATGTCGGAATTTTGATCTGA